CTTGAAAGTAGGTTCAGAAGTAGTTGCTATCGGTAACCCACAAGGCTTCGATCATACAGTAACCTCTGGTGTTCTTAGTGCAAAAGGACGCAGCATCGACATTAACGAAGAAGATGGTAGTGGAACTCGCAACTACAAAAACTTGCTGCAAACTGACGCATCTATCAACCCTGGTAACTCCGGTGGTCCGCTGCTCAATATGAATGGACAGGTAATTGGTATGAACGTTGCTGTTAGCACAGATTCCCAAGGTATAGGTTTTGCTATCGCAGTGAATACGATTAAAGAAGTCGTAGATAAACTGGAAGCGAACCAAGCGATTCCTAAAGAACCAGTACCATTCATTGGTGCAACGCTTATGACGATTACAGATGAAGTAGCTAAACAAATGGGCACGGATATTAAAGAAGGCTCTGTAGTTGCAGATATTATCTTTAAATCGCCAGCGTATGCTGCAGACTTGCGCCCTTACGATATCATTACTGGTGCAAATGGAACGAAATATGCTACAAACCAAGATTTGATTGCTTTCATTCAAACGTTAAAAGTCGGTGACAAAGTAACGCTGAATGTTGTGCGCGATGGTAAAAACTTGGATCTTTCCGTCACAATCGGCAACAAAAATGATTTTGATACGACTACTGGGCAAAGTCAGCAGAAATAACACACCGGACGGTGAATAACGCGGAAGGGGCAACCCTTCCGTTTTTTGTCTAAACATGGTGCGACTGCTACAATATAAATAAAAAGAAATGAACAATGGGGGCTGCTTGATGCGACCGAATATTCTAATTATTGATGATGATGAAAAAATTATTTCCATGCTGCGCCGAGGGCTAGCCTTTGAAGGTTACGATGTAAAGACTGCGGTGAATGGAGCGGATGGATTACGAGCGATTCTGAGCAGTGATCCGGATGTGGTGATTCTGGATGTTATGATGCCTCAGGTAGACGGATTTGAAGTTTGCCGTCGTTTGCGAGAAGGGGGCAGTAATGTGCCTGTTCTAATGCTTACGGCGAAGGATGAAATTGAGCACCGTGTGAAGGGGCTTGATCTGGGTGCGGACGATTATTTAGTAAAACCATTTGCACTGGAAGAATTACTTGCCCGGGTACGTGCGCTACTTCGGCGTAAGAGTGAGCAAAGCGGAGGCAGTGAGCAAGCGGTTACTTATGAGGATATTACACTTGATGTAGATTCACGCGAGGTCACACGTGCAGGTAAGAGACTGGAGCTTACGGCGAAGGAATTCGAACTGTTGCATTTGTTTATGCAGAATCCGAAACGTGTGCTTTCGCGGGATCTGATCATGGATAAAATATGGGGTTATGATTACAGCGGTGAATCTAATGTACTTGAGGTATACATAGCTATGCTACGCCAAAAAACGGAGGAGCATGGCGGTAAACGCCTCATTCAAACGATCCGGGGTGCCGGTTACATTCTAAGAGGTGACAACTAACATGTCTATAAGATTGCGGCTGACTGCTTGGTATTCAGGGATTTTGGCCGTTATGCTGCTGGCCTTATCAGCCGCAATTTACGGCTTTGTCTATTTTAATACGTATGGTGACTTGAAGGATCGTCTAAGATTGCAAGCTGAGCAAACGAAACCTTTATTTAGTTACGATGTCTTCAACGGAGAGTTGAAGCTCGGTGGAGTGAGACGTCCTGAAAACTCCAACATGTATACACAGATTTATACTTATGGAAGCAAAAGCCTGTCGCAATCAACGAACATGATTAACTTTGGCTTACAGTTTGATTATCCTCCTCAAGATAAAGCTGTAAAGGGTTTTCGTAACGTAGTTGTAGACGGTAATCAGTTTTTGATTTACGAGATGCCTATCGAACTAGAGCATTATAATAATAATCCAGTGGCAGTATTACAAGTCGCTGCCTATGTGAGCGAGCAGAATAAGCTATTGGAGCGTTTGAAAAATATATTGCTTGTCGGGTCTTTTGCTACCTTGATTGCGGCATTTACCTTTGGATTATTCCTGGCCCGTAAAGCGATGAGTCCGATTGGAAAAGTTATTGAGGCTACAAACGGGATTCAGACGGGGAATGACCTAAGCTCCCGTATTGAATATGATGGACCTCCAGATGAAATAGGTCGCCTAATTGAGACCGTCAATAACATGCTTGGGCGTATGGAAGGATTCTACACTGAGTTAGAGGATTCGTATGCAGCACAGCGACGATTTGTTTCCGATGCATCACATGAGCTGCGGACGCCGCTGACAACCATTCGCGGGAATATTGATCTGCTGCAAAAAGTATGGGAGATGGAGCCGGGTGAAGGGAAGATGAGCGAGGCTGAAATTCGCCAGCTCTCGATGGAATCGGTGAAGGATATCGCGGACGAGTCTAAA
This Paenibacillus sp. FSL R5-0345 DNA region includes the following protein-coding sequences:
- a CDS encoding sensor histidine kinase — its product is MSIRLRLTAWYSGILAVMLLALSAAIYGFVYFNTYGDLKDRLRLQAEQTKPLFSYDVFNGELKLGGVRRPENSNMYTQIYTYGSKSLSQSTNMINFGLQFDYPPQDKAVKGFRNVVVDGNQFLIYEMPIELEHYNNNPVAVLQVAAYVSEQNKLLERLKNILLVGSFATLIAAFTFGLFLARKAMSPIGKVIEATNGIQTGNDLSSRIEYDGPPDEIGRLIETVNNMLGRMEGFYTELEDSYAAQRRFVSDASHELRTPLTTIRGNIDLLQKVWEMEPGEGKMSEAEIRQLSMESVKDIADESKRMSRLVSDMLSLARADTGRTFEIEPVALEPMMTEIARRASFLPRQAEWVTGDMSVLNGKYVVGNKDYLQQMLFIFIDNAFKYTPSGEVSLDTIFYQNQVGIRITDTGIGMDKDEVPYIFDRFYRADESRGITEGIGLGLSIAKWIIDEHGGSVEVVTRQGEGTTFVIWLPLLFAPPLE
- a CDS encoding response regulator transcription factor — encoded protein: MRPNILIIDDDEKIISMLRRGLAFEGYDVKTAVNGADGLRAILSSDPDVVILDVMMPQVDGFEVCRRLREGGSNVPVLMLTAKDEIEHRVKGLDLGADDYLVKPFALEELLARVRALLRRKSEQSGGSEQAVTYEDITLDVDSREVTRAGKRLELTAKEFELLHLFMQNPKRVLSRDLIMDKIWGYDYSGESNVLEVYIAMLRQKTEEHGGKRLIQTIRGAGYILRGDN